The following are from one region of the Sandaracinus amylolyticus genome:
- a CDS encoding VOC family protein, with amino-acid sequence MNLYSVRLIVRDIKKLVAFYEAVTALPARWLNDDFAEIPTPACTLAIGSERTVKLFAEGAARPADNHTAIIEFLVEDVDAAFARLGGLVTDLVQSPKTMPWGNRSLLFRDPEGNLINLFAPVTDAAKQRFRRP; translated from the coding sequence ATGAACCTCTACTCCGTTCGACTCATCGTTCGCGACATCAAGAAGCTCGTGGCCTTCTACGAGGCCGTCACGGCGTTGCCCGCGAGGTGGCTCAACGACGACTTCGCCGAGATCCCTACTCCCGCGTGCACCCTCGCCATCGGGAGCGAACGCACCGTGAAGCTGTTCGCCGAAGGCGCCGCGAGGCCGGCCGACAACCATACGGCGATCATCGAGTTCCTCGTCGAGGACGTCGACGCGGCCTTCGCCAGGCTCGGCGGACTCGTCACCGATCTCGTTCAGTCGCCGAAGACCATGCCATGGGGCAATCGCTCACTGCTCTTCCGCGATCCCGAAGGGAACCTCATCAACCTCTTCGCTCCGGTCACCGACGCGGCGAAGCAGCGGTTCCGCCGACCCTGA